In the Deltaproteobacteria bacterium genome, ACTGGATATGATGCAAGAAGGTATAGAGCGTCGTACTCTTGCCGCTGCCTGTGGGCCCGGTCACCAGAACAAGCCCCTGGGACTGCTCAATAATGCCCTTTATCCTTCCATAATCCCCGGCAGTTAATCCTATTTCAGCCATGGGCTTTATTGAATATTGGCTATTTAAGAGCCTGATTTCCGCTTTTTCACCAAACCGTGTAGGAAGAGTGGATATTCTTAAATCAACTTCCGTACCCGTCGTCCTTACCCTGATACGGCCATCCTGGGGATTTCTTTTTTCCGAAATATCGAGGTCGGCCATGATTTTCAGTCTTGACACAATGGAAGCCTGGGTCCAGCGGGGCAGTTCGACAACCGTAGATAAAACACCGTCAACACGCTCTCTTACAGTAAAACGGGTTTTATGGGGCTCCAAGTGAACGTCACTGGCCCTTCTCTCTATTGCATTGGTAATAATACTGTTTACCGTCTTGACAATGGGGGGCGCCGTTCCCTTTTTTTTCAACTCGGCCACATCTTTCGTCGTTTCACCGGTACTCATGACTTCAATATAGGTTGGATCACCAAGACCGACAAGAATATTATCAAGGGAGCCTTCCATATCGTAATACTTCTCAATAGCGTTTTTAATATCAGAAGCGGTAGCAACGGCAGGCTCCACTTTAAGGCCGCTTTTGAACCTCACGTCATCAATCCCGGAAAAACTCAAAGGATCTGCAATAGCAAAGTGAAGCGTCGTGCTTGTTACCTTGAAAGGAAAGATCATGTTCTGTCTGGCCAGGGATTCATCAAGAACATTAACGGCTTCAGGATCGATCTCCTCGCTGCCAAGATCGATAAAAGGAAAACCTAACTGTTTTGACAGGGCAATGGCAATATCCCGCTCGCTGGAAAAACCGAGTTCAACGACCAGCTCGCCAAGCCTCTTTTTGTGGGTTTTCTTTATCTCCAGGATGTGCTGAAACTGCTCCCGCGAAATAAGCTTTTCTTCAAGTAATATTTCACCCAGCTTCTTCATAAAACAGCCTTATGAGGTAAAAATAACTTTTAAAAATATTATACCCTAATAAAAGTAGTAGCAGATAGATGAAGCTGAGTCAAACCTCTCA is a window encoding:
- a CDS encoding ATPase, T2SS/T4P/T4SS family; its protein translation is MKKLGEILLEEKLISREQFQHILEIKKTHKKRLGELVVELGFSSERDIAIALSKQLGFPFIDLGSEEIDPEAVNVLDESLARQNMIFPFKVTSTTLHFAIADPLSFSGIDDVRFKSGLKVEPAVATASDIKNAIEKYYDMEGSLDNILVGLGDPTYIEVMSTGETTKDVAELKKKGTAPPIVKTVNSIITNAIERRASDVHLEPHKTRFTVRERVDGVLSTVVELPRWTQASIVSRLKIMADLDISEKRNPQDGRIRVRTTGTEVDLRISTLPTRFGEKAEIRLLNSQYSIKPMAEIGLTAGDYGRIKGIIEQSQGLVLVTGPTGSGKSTTLYTFLHHIQSDQINIVTLEDPIEYELESISQVQVNEKGGFSFAGGLRSVLRQDPDVIMVGEMRDNETAEIAMRASITGHLVFSTLHTNDAVSTVTRLIDMGIPSYLASSSLSAVVSQRLVRMVCSECREPRKPTVEEAQFLGIRQEEGKVRPLYQGKGCRKCHDSGYYGRIAIFEILVIDKHMRELISLESNEEMMYGAARKAGMSPLWDDAVKKVLQGLTTLEEIKRIVHRKDPTASLCRACGKKVDADFLRCPHCGVKMANECPSCKKHLDENWHFCPYCSISLDDYNKGAPDRGMALKD